The proteins below come from a single Saccharopolyspora sp. SCSIO 74807 genomic window:
- a CDS encoding helix-turn-helix domain-containing protein, with amino-acid sequence MLSYEELLEQHSAELRLSRLVGGRGGLSAIVRAGAELTGKVTALFDLHDRLIARAGPEGFKRASVPPVARSRAAVPAAAEARKPVVVPADPVAQLYRRQLLGEIFVDDAVVGWLVVLEHPTPLRAIDAFLAMRMAEHLGREFLVQRRIASVAWNARASLARQLLRGTCDQQDLRSSGEYLGVDISARRVLAYVLDRDREDVDDEQLAVDLEHQLRLDVLAVRGSEGTVLLVEAPRETNPMSTVAHVKTALNAVTSRLPGNRIAGVSSVSEPSRLRRAYREAREVAHCIDRFVPASSQRRVLAVDDLGPARLFLANSDAESVRGYVDDVLGPLLAGDPRGTNHLLTLQKYFDTGRSVRAAAARLGVHENTVRLRFERMHDLTGLNVLGNASDQLSVQTALLVVRLQGHPAVSVIDPAAAECRPETA; translated from the coding sequence GTGCTGTCCTACGAAGAACTCCTCGAACAGCATTCCGCCGAGCTGCGGTTGAGCAGGCTCGTCGGCGGCAGGGGAGGGCTGTCGGCGATCGTGCGCGCGGGCGCCGAGTTGACCGGCAAGGTCACCGCGCTGTTCGACTTGCACGATCGCCTGATCGCCCGCGCCGGACCGGAAGGATTCAAGCGGGCTTCGGTCCCACCGGTCGCGCGGAGCCGCGCGGCAGTTCCCGCCGCGGCCGAGGCACGGAAACCGGTTGTCGTTCCCGCTGACCCGGTGGCGCAACTGTACCGACGTCAACTCCTCGGCGAGATCTTCGTCGACGACGCGGTGGTCGGATGGCTGGTCGTGCTGGAGCATCCGACCCCGTTGCGCGCGATCGACGCGTTCCTCGCGATGCGCATGGCGGAGCATCTGGGGCGCGAGTTCCTGGTGCAACGGCGAATCGCCAGCGTCGCCTGGAACGCGCGCGCGTCGCTGGCCCGGCAACTGTTGCGTGGGACCTGCGATCAACAGGATCTGCGCAGCAGCGGGGAATACCTCGGAGTCGACATCAGCGCGCGGCGCGTGCTCGCCTACGTCCTCGACCGCGATCGCGAGGACGTCGACGACGAGCAGCTGGCTGTCGACCTCGAACATCAGCTCCGCCTGGACGTGCTGGCCGTACGGGGGTCGGAAGGAACCGTGCTGCTGGTCGAAGCGCCGCGCGAAACCAACCCGATGTCGACGGTCGCGCACGTGAAGACGGCCCTGAACGCGGTCACCTCCCGACTGCCCGGGAATCGGATCGCGGGCGTCTCGTCGGTGAGCGAACCGTCGCGCCTGCGGCGGGCTTATCGGGAGGCGCGGGAGGTCGCGCATTGCATCGACCGGTTCGTGCCCGCCTCGTCGCAACGCCGCGTGCTCGCCGTCGATGATCTGGGGCCGGCGAGGCTGTTCCTGGCCAACAGCGACGCGGAGTCGGTGCGCGGCTACGTTGACGACGTGCTCGGTCCCCTGCTGGCCGGCGATCCGCGCGGGACGAACCACCTGCTGACCTTGCAGAAGTACTTCGACACCGGGCGCAGCGTGCGCGCGGCGGCGGCACGGCTCGGAGTCCACGAGAACACGGTCCGGCTGCGGTTCGAGCGCATGCACGATCTCACCGGGTTGAACGTGCTCGGCAACGCCAGTGATCAGCTAAGCGTCCAGACCGCGTTGCTGGTCGTCCGCCTGCAGGGCCATCCAGCCGTCTCCGTGATCGATCCGGCGGCGGCCGAGTGCCGTCCGGAGACCGCATGA
- a CDS encoding acetyl-CoA C-acyltransferase, producing the protein MQDAVLVAGARTPIGRFLGGLAELAAPELGAVAVREALTRARVEPSEVDSVVLGNVVQAGNGANPARIAAVEAGVPMSAPATTVNKLCLSGLATVAQAAQLIAVGQCEVVVAGGMESMSNAPHLLRLREGCKFGTRDIPDSLENDALTCAFDSVPMGAATERYQAGLEISRTDQDTFAAESHSRAARATESGHLAEEIVPVPARKGTVEYDEGIRPGTTADKLARLRPAFSAEGTITAGSSSPLSDGACAVVVMSKRRASELGVDWLAELGAYGTVAGPDPSLLLQPAGAIRDALRRDGSTAVDELDLVEINEAFAGVPLASTRELELDPPRVNVNGGAIALGHPVGMSGARLVLSIAHELRRRGGGIGAAALCGGGGQGDALLVRARG; encoded by the coding sequence ATGCAGGATGCGGTGCTGGTGGCTGGGGCGCGGACGCCCATCGGGCGATTCCTCGGCGGGCTGGCTGAGCTAGCGGCCCCCGAACTCGGTGCCGTCGCGGTTCGGGAAGCGCTAACCCGCGCACGCGTAGAACCGTCCGAAGTGGACTCCGTGGTGCTCGGCAACGTCGTGCAGGCGGGCAACGGCGCCAACCCGGCGCGCATCGCGGCCGTCGAGGCCGGGGTGCCGATGTCGGCTCCCGCCACGACCGTCAACAAGCTCTGCCTGTCCGGACTGGCGACGGTGGCGCAGGCGGCCCAGCTCATCGCGGTCGGCCAGTGCGAAGTTGTGGTGGCCGGCGGGATGGAGTCGATGTCCAACGCCCCGCACCTGCTCCGGCTGCGCGAAGGGTGCAAGTTCGGCACCCGCGATATTCCGGACTCGCTCGAGAACGATGCGCTGACCTGCGCCTTCGACTCAGTCCCGATGGGCGCGGCGACCGAGCGCTACCAGGCGGGACTGGAGATCTCCCGCACCGATCAGGACACCTTCGCCGCCGAATCGCACTCCCGCGCCGCGCGCGCGACGGAGAGCGGCCACCTGGCCGAGGAGATCGTCCCGGTCCCCGCGCGGAAGGGGACCGTGGAGTACGACGAGGGAATCCGGCCGGGCACCACCGCGGACAAGCTCGCCAGGTTGCGGCCGGCGTTCTCGGCCGAGGGCACGATCACGGCCGGCTCGTCGTCGCCGCTCTCGGACGGCGCGTGCGCAGTGGTGGTGATGAGCAAGCGACGGGCATCGGAGCTCGGGGTCGACTGGCTCGCCGAACTCGGCGCCTACGGGACGGTCGCCGGCCCGGACCCATCACTGCTGCTGCAACCCGCCGGCGCGATCCGTGACGCGCTGCGGAGGGACGGTTCCACAGCTGTTGACGAGCTCGACTTGGTGGAGATCAACGAGGCATTCGCCGGGGTTCCGCTCGCCTCGACCCGCGAGTTGGAGCTCGATCCGCCGCGGGTCAACGTCAACGGCGGTGCCATCGCGCTGGGCCATCCGGTCGGCATGAGCGGCGCTCGGCTGGTCCTGTCGATCGCGCACGAGCTGCGGCGGCGCGGTGGCGGAATCGGTGCGGCAGCCTTGTGCGGTGGCGGCGGTCAGGGCGATGCCTTGCTCGTGCGGGCTCGGGGCTGA
- a CDS encoding thioesterase family protein: METPTFDQVMELPTLVEAVVQPDFIDINGHMNVRHYLELNADGTTVVCERVGIDDDYRAKRRMGVFTSEHHIRYYSELHLGEKLSVHPVVLDRNEKVVHMMAYLLDQTHRRLSNTLELMLVHVDLDTRRTVPMPAEIADGFDRFIAEREALPWKAPVCGVMGVRR, encoded by the coding sequence ATGGAAACGCCGACGTTCGACCAGGTGATGGAGCTGCCGACGCTCGTGGAAGCCGTCGTGCAGCCCGACTTCATCGACATCAACGGGCACATGAACGTGCGTCATTACCTGGAGCTGAACGCGGACGGCACGACGGTGGTCTGCGAGCGGGTCGGGATCGACGACGACTACCGGGCCAAGCGGCGCATGGGTGTGTTCACCTCCGAACACCACATCCGCTACTACAGCGAACTCCACCTGGGCGAGAAGCTCTCGGTGCACCCGGTCGTGCTCGACCGCAACGAGAAAGTCGTGCACATGATGGCCTACCTGCTGGACCAGACCCACCGGCGGTTGTCCAACACCCTCGAATTGATGCTGGTGCACGTCGACCTCGACACCCGCCGGACTGTGCCGATGCCTGCGGAGATCGCGGACGGATTCGACCGGTTCATCGCCGAACGCGAGGCACTGCCGTGGAAAGCGCCGGTATGCGGGGTCATGGGCGTGCGTCGGTAG
- a CDS encoding LLM class flavin-dependent oxidoreductase — MYGATIFSAGYGPERFRRAAELAVEAERAGFDTVWTGELYNRSATVPMATLASATENVRIGSNIAYGVGRSPLMWTAEARDLEELSGGRIILGLGNGTPKMMEHWHGVSGESPAVRMEELVEVLRKLWKLHEGPVDHDGRFYTVHVSPTSDVPPPYRDRLPIWIAGVNPRMVQAAGKVADGLVGHPMFTGRYIDELVRPALEKGTARAARSSSEITLKGILMCSVDEDEQAARRQLAYAIGQYAPSRVYDRLFEMHGWAEEQLAIREAARRGDVDALVAAVPDEAIDEIGVACTPDQLSERVARHAAHYDHVNLVVPPWGLSPEAAEDSTRTIIEGMRKGLGHRAA; from the coding sequence ATGTACGGAGCGACCATTTTCAGCGCCGGTTACGGCCCGGAACGTTTCCGGCGGGCGGCCGAACTCGCCGTGGAGGCAGAACGGGCCGGATTCGATACCGTGTGGACTGGAGAGCTCTACAACCGCTCGGCGACCGTGCCGATGGCGACCCTGGCATCGGCGACCGAGAACGTCCGGATCGGTTCCAACATCGCCTATGGCGTCGGCCGGTCACCGCTGATGTGGACTGCCGAAGCGCGCGATCTGGAGGAGCTTTCCGGCGGGCGGATCATCCTGGGCCTGGGCAACGGGACCCCGAAGATGATGGAGCACTGGCACGGCGTGAGCGGCGAAAGCCCGGCGGTGCGGATGGAAGAGCTCGTCGAGGTGCTGCGCAAGCTCTGGAAGCTGCACGAGGGACCGGTCGACCACGACGGACGCTTCTACACGGTGCACGTGAGCCCGACCAGCGACGTACCGCCGCCATACCGGGACCGGTTGCCGATCTGGATCGCCGGAGTCAACCCGCGCATGGTCCAGGCGGCCGGCAAGGTCGCCGATGGGCTGGTCGGGCACCCGATGTTCACCGGCAGGTACATCGACGAGCTCGTCCGCCCGGCGCTGGAGAAGGGGACCGCGCGCGCAGCGCGCTCGTCGAGCGAGATCACCTTGAAGGGCATCCTGATGTGCTCGGTGGACGAGGACGAGCAGGCCGCCCGCCGACAGCTGGCGTATGCGATCGGGCAGTACGCGCCGTCCCGCGTCTACGACCGGCTCTTCGAGATGCACGGGTGGGCCGAGGAGCAACTGGCGATCCGCGAGGCTGCGCGCCGCGGTGACGTCGATGCGCTGGTGGCGGCCGTGCCCGACGAGGCCATCGACGAGATCGGCGTTGCGTGCACGCCGGACCAGCTCTCCGAACGGGTGGCCCGGCACGCCGCGCACTACGACCACGTCAACCTCGTCGTGCCGCCGTGGGGGTTGAGCCCGGAGGCGGCCGAGGACTCGACCCGGACGATCATCGAGGGGATGCGCAAGGGCCTCGGGCATCGAGCGGCGTGA
- a CDS encoding enoyl-CoA hydratase-related protein yields the protein MAETSGSAVVWRKEGDAVLHITLNRSPANALGPAIIDGINGALDEADADEAVQVVVVSSAVQGFFAAGADIKHMSSVDAESFTAYGDALREALDRLAVPERISIAAVDGVALGGGLELAMACTMRVGGAAARFGLPEVKLGLIPGAGGTQRLPRLVGRGRALDIMLTARQVPADEAHAIGLIDRLAAAGEAERDALALAEQLRGPSLPAQQAVVRTVDASFDVPLREGMAYEVSQIQGLFEHGEAKEGITAFLEKRPPEFA from the coding sequence ATGGCTGAAACCAGCGGATCCGCCGTGGTGTGGCGCAAGGAGGGCGACGCCGTCCTGCACATCACCCTGAACCGGTCTCCGGCGAACGCGCTCGGGCCCGCGATCATCGACGGCATCAACGGCGCGCTGGACGAGGCGGACGCCGACGAGGCAGTGCAGGTCGTCGTCGTTTCCTCGGCGGTGCAAGGGTTCTTCGCCGCCGGCGCGGACATCAAGCATATGTCTTCAGTGGACGCGGAGTCGTTCACCGCGTATGGGGATGCGTTGCGTGAGGCGCTGGACCGACTCGCCGTGCCCGAGCGGATCAGCATCGCCGCAGTGGACGGCGTGGCCCTGGGCGGCGGTTTGGAGCTCGCGATGGCGTGCACCATGCGGGTGGGCGGTGCAGCTGCGCGATTCGGGCTCCCGGAGGTCAAGCTCGGGCTCATCCCGGGCGCCGGCGGGACTCAGCGGTTGCCGCGCCTGGTCGGTCGCGGCCGCGCCCTCGACATCATGCTCACTGCCCGCCAGGTGCCCGCCGACGAGGCGCACGCGATCGGGCTGATCGACCGACTCGCCGCGGCAGGCGAGGCGGAGCGGGACGCATTGGCGTTGGCCGAGCAGCTGCGCGGCCCGTCGCTGCCGGCGCAGCAGGCGGTGGTCCGCACCGTCGATGCGTCCTTCGACGTGCCGTTGCGCGAGGGGATGGCCTACGAGGTGTCCCAGATCCAGGGGTTGTTCGAGCACGGCGAGGCCAAGGAAGGCATCACGGCCTTCCTCGAGAAGCGTCCGCCAGAGTTTGCCTGA
- the menB gene encoding 1,4-dihydroxy-2-naphthoyl-CoA synthase, whose translation MQDGALWQPVQHYDDIGYEHSGDGIAKITIRRPEVHNAFRPQTLVEISDALMHAREDPDVGVIILTGEGTEAFCSGGDQRVRGDTGYLSEPGEDRAVGRFHVTDLQVQVRRLPKPVVAMVAGYAIGGGNVLHLICDLTIAADNARFGQTGPKVGSFDGGFGAGLLAQLVGFKQAKEIWFLCRQYDAATAREMGLVNTVVPLEDLERETIAWCRGMLELSPFALRLMKASFHAAEDGLSGVQQLAHDANLLFYATDEAREGREAFKEKRPPEFGRFPRRA comes from the coding sequence GTGCAGGACGGCGCGTTGTGGCAGCCGGTGCAGCATTACGACGACATCGGCTACGAGCACAGCGGGGACGGAATCGCGAAGATCACCATTCGCCGCCCGGAGGTGCACAACGCCTTTCGCCCGCAAACGCTCGTCGAGATCTCCGACGCGCTGATGCACGCCAGGGAAGATCCCGACGTCGGCGTCATCATCCTGACCGGCGAGGGCACCGAGGCGTTCTGCTCCGGAGGGGATCAGCGGGTCCGCGGCGACACCGGATACCTCTCCGAACCGGGGGAAGATCGGGCGGTCGGCCGGTTCCACGTGACCGACCTGCAGGTCCAGGTCCGCCGGCTGCCGAAACCCGTCGTGGCGATGGTGGCCGGCTACGCGATCGGCGGCGGCAACGTGCTGCACCTGATCTGCGATCTGACCATCGCCGCCGACAACGCGCGCTTCGGCCAGACGGGACCGAAGGTCGGGTCGTTCGACGGTGGTTTCGGTGCCGGCCTGCTTGCCCAGCTGGTCGGATTCAAGCAGGCCAAGGAAATCTGGTTCCTGTGCCGCCAGTACGACGCGGCGACCGCTCGCGAGATGGGGCTGGTCAACACGGTGGTGCCGCTGGAGGACCTGGAACGCGAGACCATCGCGTGGTGCCGCGGGATGTTGGAGCTCTCGCCGTTCGCGCTGCGCCTGATGAAGGCTAGCTTCCACGCCGCCGAAGACGGGTTGTCCGGTGTCCAGCAGCTCGCCCACGACGCAAACCTGCTGTTCTACGCCACGGACGAGGCCCGGGAAGGACGAGAGGCGTTCAAGGAGAAGCGCCCTCCGGAATTCGGGCGGTTCCCACGGCGGGCCTGA
- a CDS encoding SDR family NAD(P)-dependent oxidoreductase, translating into MSNRVAFVTGGAQGIGEGISKTLGAQGFRVAVADLNLQRAKETAGAITSGDGKAVPVEVDVTDTGSVESALKTAADELGPVEIVVNNAGFDDFMKFVDTTEEFWDRILEVNFKGALRVVKTAVPGMIDRGWGRVVNVGSDAGRVGSSLESVYSGAKGGIISFTKTLAREVATKGITANTVCPGPTDTPALRKFADSSGQDAEKVIGGMTKAVPMRRLAEPDDIAAAVAFFASDAAGYVTGQTLSVSGGLTMA; encoded by the coding sequence ATGAGCAATCGAGTCGCCTTCGTGACCGGTGGTGCGCAAGGGATCGGTGAGGGGATCTCCAAGACCCTCGGTGCCCAGGGTTTCCGCGTCGCCGTGGCCGACCTCAACTTGCAGCGCGCGAAGGAGACTGCCGGGGCCATCACCAGCGGTGACGGCAAGGCGGTTCCGGTCGAGGTCGACGTGACCGACACGGGATCGGTCGAGTCCGCGCTCAAGACCGCGGCCGACGAGCTCGGGCCGGTCGAGATCGTGGTGAACAACGCGGGCTTCGACGACTTCATGAAGTTCGTCGACACCACCGAGGAGTTCTGGGACCGCATCCTGGAGGTCAACTTCAAGGGCGCGTTGCGGGTGGTCAAAACGGCGGTGCCCGGGATGATCGACCGCGGGTGGGGCCGGGTGGTCAACGTCGGTTCGGACGCGGGCCGGGTGGGGTCCTCGCTGGAGTCGGTGTACTCCGGGGCGAAGGGCGGGATCATCTCGTTCACCAAGACCCTCGCGCGCGAGGTGGCGACCAAGGGAATCACCGCCAACACCGTGTGCCCGGGTCCGACCGACACTCCCGCGCTTCGCAAGTTCGCGGACAGCTCCGGGCAGGACGCCGAGAAGGTCATCGGTGGGATGACCAAGGCGGTGCCGATGCGCCGGCTCGCAGAACCCGATGACATCGCCGCGGCGGTGGCCTTCTTCGCTTCGGACGCGGCCGGGTACGTCACCGGGCAGACGTTGTCGGTCAGCGGCGGCCTGACGATGGCGTGA
- a CDS encoding SDR family NAD(P)-dependent oxidoreductase, producing MTGAARRGGIGRAIVARLEADGMEVVTLDREPGCTWQLDTARADLPDFGPIDVYVGNAARTTGFGAAHTFDHESWQRDLDVNLTGTFRVLQACLAGMRERGSGRIVLISSTAGTQGMPAQVSYATTKAGLIGMVKTVAAENVRNGITANAVLPGMTSSSGVLSMPSEVQDAWLGRLPNGFVDPADIADGVAFFASPSAGMVTGQLLTIDGGDELNTWSVTSSVTKEPRRG from the coding sequence GTGACCGGAGCGGCCCGCCGAGGAGGCATCGGACGCGCGATCGTCGCCCGTCTCGAAGCCGACGGCATGGAGGTGGTCACCCTCGACAGGGAACCCGGCTGCACCTGGCAGCTCGACACCGCCCGGGCCGACCTCCCGGACTTCGGCCCGATCGACGTGTACGTCGGAAACGCCGCCCGCACCACGGGGTTCGGCGCCGCGCACACCTTCGACCACGAGTCCTGGCAGCGCGATCTCGACGTCAATCTCACCGGCACGTTCCGCGTGCTCCAGGCGTGTCTGGCAGGTATGCGAGAGCGCGGTTCCGGCCGCATCGTGCTCATCTCCAGCACTGCGGGCACGCAAGGCATGCCGGCGCAAGTCTCCTACGCGACGACCAAGGCAGGGCTGATCGGGATGGTCAAGACCGTGGCCGCGGAGAACGTTCGGAACGGCATCACAGCCAATGCTGTCCTGCCCGGGATGACGTCCAGCAGCGGTGTTTTGTCGATGCCATCGGAAGTCCAGGACGCCTGGCTCGGACGCCTCCCCAACGGGTTCGTCGATCCGGCTGACATCGCCGACGGCGTCGCGTTCTTCGCCTCGCCGAGCGCGGGCATGGTGACCGGGCAGCTGCTGACGATCGACGGCGGGGATGAGCTCAACACGTGGTCGGTCACGTCGAGCGTCACGAAGGAACCCCGGCGTGGATAG
- a CDS encoding amidase yields MSPNTLRSAAEQVATQRTSSQQLVEQAWAAAETWDPLIGVYNSRFRESSYIAAERADQLAAQGGPLGALHGVPIAVKDLLATRDGATTAQSLVLDTRWGDGAEGSAVARLRKAGAIVLGKTTTMEFGVGTPDATKPFPMPRNPWDRGRYAGGSSSGNASGIAAGLFLGAVGTDTAASIRWPATFCGVSGLKPTFGWVPKSRLVPLAFSLDHIGPMARTADDCALMLEVMSGHDASDPDSAPRPRFSARTADERTDLQGLRIGVAAMADVAAEHRDPDVTACFDTAVEVLRRLGAETRRVALPHYEEACTATIITLISEGGAYHAQNLRHRWEEFSEGARGVFGLAPFITGVDYVQAQRVRRRTQLALRELFASVDVVVMPTAGIAAVSLDDAGEVALGPKWPAMYTPYWNAVGNPAASVPMGFNAEGLPLGLQLAAAPFNDAEVLRVADAYQATTDWHLRTPPQATHDDTEHP; encoded by the coding sequence ATGTCACCCAACACCCTCCGTTCCGCGGCCGAGCAGGTAGCGACGCAACGGACCAGCAGCCAGCAACTTGTCGAACAGGCGTGGGCCGCAGCGGAGACGTGGGACCCGTTGATCGGCGTGTACAACAGCCGGTTCCGGGAGTCCTCTTACATTGCTGCCGAACGCGCCGATCAACTCGCCGCGCAGGGCGGCCCACTCGGAGCCCTGCACGGCGTGCCGATCGCCGTGAAGGATCTGCTGGCCACCCGCGACGGCGCGACGACCGCGCAAAGCCTCGTCCTCGACACGAGGTGGGGCGACGGAGCGGAAGGCAGCGCCGTCGCACGACTCCGGAAGGCGGGCGCCATCGTCCTCGGCAAGACGACCACGATGGAGTTCGGGGTCGGCACGCCGGACGCGACCAAACCGTTCCCGATGCCCCGTAACCCGTGGGACCGCGGCAGGTACGCGGGCGGTTCGAGCTCCGGCAACGCGAGCGGGATCGCGGCCGGGCTGTTCCTCGGCGCGGTCGGCACCGACACCGCGGCCAGTATCCGGTGGCCTGCCACTTTCTGCGGCGTCTCCGGGCTCAAGCCGACTTTCGGCTGGGTTCCGAAATCGCGCCTGGTGCCGCTGGCGTTCTCGCTCGACCACATCGGACCGATGGCGCGAACCGCCGATGACTGCGCCCTGATGCTCGAAGTGATGTCCGGGCACGACGCGTCGGATCCGGATTCCGCGCCACGACCCCGTTTTTCCGCTCGAACGGCCGACGAGCGCACCGATCTGCAAGGTTTGCGGATCGGTGTCGCCGCGATGGCCGACGTCGCCGCCGAGCACCGCGACCCGGACGTGACCGCCTGCTTCGACACCGCTGTCGAAGTGCTCCGACGGTTGGGAGCCGAAACCCGACGCGTAGCGCTGCCGCACTACGAAGAAGCCTGCACCGCCACGATCATCACCTTGATAAGCGAGGGCGGCGCTTATCACGCGCAGAACCTACGCCACCGCTGGGAGGAATTCAGCGAGGGCGCACGCGGCGTCTTCGGACTGGCCCCGTTCATCACCGGTGTCGATTATGTGCAGGCACAACGCGTTCGACGCCGCACCCAGCTCGCGCTGCGCGAGCTGTTCGCCTCGGTGGACGTCGTCGTCATGCCGACCGCGGGCATCGCAGCCGTTTCGCTCGACGATGCCGGCGAAGTGGCCCTCGGACCCAAGTGGCCCGCCATGTACACGCCGTACTGGAACGCGGTGGGCAACCCGGCGGCCTCCGTTCCAATGGGATTCAACGCCGAGGGTCTGCCGCTCGGCCTTCAGCTCGCCGCCGCCCCGTTCAACGACGCCGAAGTGCTCCGCGTCGCCGACGCCTATCAAGCCACTACCGACTGGCACCTGCGCACTCCGCCCCAAGCGACCCACGACGACACGGAGCACCCATGA
- a CDS encoding cytochrome c oxidase subunit 3 codes for MTVTEPHKRGRLPGVDGVWVFIGADAVIFALLFFSFMKDRYAEPALFESARRTLNFSLAGADTLLLITSSWLVALAVRAAKLGVSAGTPRLLFGGALTGLLFAISKSVEYGEKFSAGITPATNGFFMWYFALTGIHLLHVLVGTALLGYVWTRTRRAVFLPRDSTVLECVASFWHLVDLLWIVLFPLLYLQR; via the coding sequence ATGACAGTGACCGAGCCGCACAAGAGGGGACGTCTTCCCGGGGTGGACGGCGTCTGGGTGTTCATCGGAGCCGACGCCGTCATCTTCGCGCTCCTGTTCTTCAGCTTTATGAAGGATCGCTATGCCGAACCGGCCCTGTTCGAATCCGCACGGCGAACGTTGAACTTCAGCCTGGCCGGTGCGGACACACTCCTCTTAATCACAAGCTCGTGGCTGGTGGCGCTCGCCGTCCGAGCCGCCAAACTAGGGGTTTCGGCTGGCACACCCCGCCTGCTATTCGGAGGAGCACTCACCGGACTGCTGTTCGCCATCTCGAAGTCCGTCGAGTACGGGGAGAAGTTCTCGGCCGGCATCACCCCTGCCACGAACGGATTCTTCATGTGGTACTTCGCGCTGACCGGTATCCACCTACTCCATGTGCTAGTCGGCACCGCTTTGCTCGGGTATGTGTGGACAAGGACGCGACGGGCGGTTTTTCTCCCCCGCGATAGCACGGTTCTGGAATGCGTGGCGTCCTTCTGGCACTTGGTGGACCTGCTCTGGATCGTCCTGTTCCCGCTCCTGTACTTGCAGAGGTAA
- a CDS encoding cytochrome C oxidase subunit IV family protein: protein MWLMRERATVVWVALVVATCVSTWMFSKDVFSPAVAMLGTFLIAGLKVRFVMLDFMELRAAPTPARAAFEAWIVAVTLLILGFWFATPTG, encoded by the coding sequence ATGTGGTTGATGCGCGAGCGCGCAACGGTCGTCTGGGTGGCCCTCGTGGTGGCGACCTGCGTATCCACCTGGATGTTCTCGAAGGACGTTTTCAGCCCGGCAGTCGCCATGCTGGGCACGTTCCTGATCGCCGGACTCAAAGTTAGGTTCGTCATGCTCGATTTCATGGAGCTGCGTGCTGCGCCGACCCCTGCCCGCGCAGCGTTCGAGGCGTGGATCGTCGCGGTCACCTTGCTGATACTCGGCTTCTGGTTCGCCACACCGACCGGTTGA
- a CDS encoding helix-turn-helix domain-containing protein: protein MAKIGRPGLSDEQKREVWQRWKDGQSLSEIGRALDKIAGSIHGVVAASGGIVPAVRTRAEGALTLTEREEISRGLARTESFRAIAGRLRRWPSTISREVNRHGGRATYRATAADERVWDNMRRRKPCLLQRNDTLCKLAAAKLAEDWSPEQIAGWLARHYEPSEGMSVSHETIFPRRSRSGSVPPKPTTAPRLVTGKETC, encoded by the coding sequence TTGGCCAAGATCGGGCGTCCAGGGTTGTCGGACGAGCAGAAGCGCGAGGTGTGGCAGCGTTGGAAGGACGGTCAGTCGCTGAGCGAGATCGGCCGGGCGCTGGACAAGATAGCCGGCTCGATTCACGGGGTGGTGGCCGCCAGCGGCGGCATCGTGCCGGCCGTGCGCACCCGCGCCGAGGGGGCACTGACACTGACCGAGCGTGAGGAGATCTCTCGTGGCCTGGCCCGCACAGAGTCCTTCCGCGCGATCGCGGGCCGGCTGCGGCGGTGGCCGTCCACGATCAGCCGCGAGGTCAACCGGCACGGCGGACGTGCCACATACCGTGCCACCGCCGCCGACGAGCGGGTGTGGGACAACATGCGCCGCCGTAAACCCTGTCTGCTGCAACGCAACGACACGCTGTGCAAGCTGGCGGCGGCGAAGCTGGCCGAAGACTGGTCACCCGAGCAAATCGCTGGCTGGCTTGCCCGCCACTATGAACCGTCCGAGGGTATGTCCGTGTCGCACGAGACGATATTTCCGAGGCGGTCTCGATCCGGCAGCGTCCCGCCGAAGCCGACGACCGCGCCGCGCCTGGTCACTGGGAAGGAGACTTGCTGA
- a CDS encoding acyl carrier protein: protein MDETAAAVAEIVAELTNLTGSGSLDPDAELVELGLSSMQLVRLVTRIESQFSITFPSDAMNAETFASVASTAAAVDAIRHRAQG from the coding sequence ATGGACGAAACCGCTGCCGCTGTCGCTGAAATTGTTGCCGAATTGACTAATCTGACAGGCTCTGGTTCGCTGGACCCAGATGCGGAACTCGTTGAACTGGGGCTGTCGTCAATGCAACTGGTCCGGCTCGTCACCCGGATAGAATCGCAATTCTCCATCACCTTCCCTTCCGACGCGATGAACGCGGAGACGTTCGCCAGCGTCGCCTCGACGGCGGCCGCGGTCGACGCGATCCGCCACCGTGCGCAGGGGTAG